The Streptomyces armeniacus genomic interval TCATGCCGAGCTTGCCGTGGACGAGGGACGCCGACGCCGTGTTGTGGTCCACGTCCATCGAGGTGAACCAACCGTTGTCGGCGAAGTCGCTGATGGTCCGCATCGCGCGCTCGGCGCGCTCGTCGGTGTAGCGGGCACGGCCGTTCATCAGGTCCAGATAGAACCGCGGGTCCTGCCGGCTGAGCATCTCCTGGAACCAGATGAACGCCGGCCAGCGCCCGCTGATGACGGCGTGCAGCGGGGTGATCCCGGCGCCCTTGAGGGTCTTGCAGGCGGTGAGGAAGTCGTCCCAGGTCCGCGGCTTCGTCAGCCCGTTCTCCTTGAAGACCCGTGGGTTGTAGTAGATCACCCAGTGGGCGAGGTTCATCGGCAGGCCGTAGACCCTGCCGCGGTGGGTGAAGGCACCGCGCAGGGCGGGGTCGACCCAGCCTCGCGCGGCGCAGCGCTTCCACACCGCGGACAGGTCCACGATGCCGCCGGTGCGGGCGAGGTCCTTGAGCCGGTACCCGGACCAGTACTTCAGCAGGTCGGGCGTCCGGTTGGTGCGCAGCGAGGACTTCACGACCTGCTCGAACGACTCGGCCGACGGGATGACTTCGGAGACCAGGCTGAGCCCGGCGACCTTCTTCATCGCGGCACCGGCGGCGGACAGCGGCTCGGCGAAGCTGGTGTTGTCGCCGTGTACGGCGACCTTGCCGGCCGGCTGCCCGGACGCGGTGCTGCACGCGGAGACGAGCGCGCCGGTACCGGCGGCCAACAGCACTGCGCGCCGGTTGAGTTGGGCTCTGGAGGGGCTGATCGGCGGGTGGCGACCTGACATGGACGGCTCCCTCGGGAGGTGCGCGTTACCGATAACACGGACGGGTCGGGATTCCACTCCAGTGCGTGCGGCTTGTCAACATCTCCGGCGAAAGCCGATTGAAAGGATCGCGGTCCCGGCGCCCCGCTCCCTCACGGCATGTGCATGAGGCGTACGGATGGCAGGCTGCGCCGCGACTCAGGCGGGATGCCGGGGTGGGGGCGGTCCTCGCGGACGGTCGGTGTCCCGTGTGGGGTGCACCTTGTGGGGAGTGTTGACAACGCCGGATCGCGCGACCACGCTCTGTTGTTAACGATACCAACTGAGCCGAGGTTCGGTGCCGTGCCGGGTCAACGCGCCCTTTTGTGCTGCTACTTGCCGTTCATCCTGCGTCGTAGCGTCGCGGCGAAGTCTTCGGCTGCCATGAGTCGTGCGCGGAGTGTTTCGCAGCGGGCGTCGGCGACTTTGCAGTAGGAGTCGAGGCGTTCGCGCAGTCGTTGGCGTTCCGGTGCGGTGGGGGGTGTGTCGGTGTCGGCGAGTTGGTCGGTGATCTCGAGGAGGTCGCGCATCTCGTCGAGGGAGAAGTCGAGGGGTTTCATGCGGCGGATGACCATGAGGCGTTCGACGTCGGCTTCGGTGTAGAGGCGGAAGCCGCCTTTGCTGCGGGCGGAGGGGATGACGAGACCGACCTCTTCGTAGTGCCGGATCGTGCGCAGCGACAAGCCCGTCCGCTCGGCCACCTCCCCGATCTGCATCTGCCGCTCAGTCATCGCCGCGCCTTCTCCTTCTGTGTTTTCGCCGCATTGGAACGTTCGAGGGGTCCACGATACGTGTCTGGGATCACATGATCCGCGGGCTTGTTCACCTGCATTTCACAAGCACCGGTTCGACTCTGACCCTCACGTCACAGTAGAGTGTGGACACGGGCCCCCGCGCTGTACAGGCAATGGCCGAGGCCCGCCGCCCGCCACAGACTTCCGGGCAATGATGCCCGACCGGCGGCCACCACGGCCGCCACCCACCGGCAGGCCCCCATCGAGGCCGGGCCGCCGGGACTCCCCACGGGGAGTCGAGCAACGACGCGCGTACGTCCACGGGACGTGTGTGCCTGAACAGAAACGGTTGCATGTCCTCACCGCCGCCCGCAGGCTCCACGCTGCGCGCCCGCTTCCCCCGGCCCGACTGGCTCGCCTCCGCCAAGGTCTTCCGCACCGAGGTCCTGGCCGGGCTGGTCGTCGCGCTCGCGCTCATCCCCGAGGCCATCTCGTTCTCCATCATCGCCGGGGTCGATCCGGCCGTCGGCCTCTTCGCCTCCTTCACGATGGCCGTGGTGATCTCCGTCGTCGGCGGCCGCAAGGCCATGATCTCCGCCGCCACCGGCGCCATCGCCCTGGTCATCGCCCCCCTCAACCGCGAGCACGGCCTCGGCTACCTCGTCGCCGCCGTCATTCTCGGCGGCATCGTCCAGGTGGCCCTCGGCGCGCTCGGGGTGGCGAAGCTCATGCGGTTCGTGCCCCGCAGCGTCATGGTCGGCTTCGTCAACGCCCTGGCCATCCTCATCTTCATGGCCCAGGTGCCGGAGATGCGGGACGTGCCCTGGGCCGTCTACCCCCTCATCGCCGCAGGCCTCGCGCTGATGGTGCTGACCCCGCGCCTGACCAAGGCCGTACCGGCGCCCCTGATCGCCATCATCACCCTCACCGTCATCACCATCGCGGCCGGAATCGCCGTACCCAGCGTCGGAGACAAGGGCGAACTGCCCTCCTCCATGCCCGTCCCCGGCCTGCCCGACGTGCCCTTCACCCTGGACACGCTCACCACCATCGCCCCGTACGCCTTCGCCTTCGCGCTGGTGGGGCTGATGGAGTCGCTGATGACCGCCAAACTCGTCGACGACATCACCGACACCCACTCCAACAAGACCCGCGAGTCCATCGGCCAGGGCATCGCCAACATCGTCACCGGCTTCTTCGGCGGCATGGGTGGCTGCGCCATGATCGGCCAGACCATGATCAACGTGAAGACCAGCGGCGCCCGCACCCGCCTGTCCACCTTCCTCGCCGGGGCCTTCCTGCTGGTACTGGTGGTGGTGTTCGGCCCGGTCGTCTCCGACATCCCCATGGCCGCGCTCGTCGCCGTGATGATCCTGGTCGCCTTCGCCACCTTCGACTGGCACTCCATCCAGCCGGGCACCCTCAAGCGCATGCCCCTGGGCGAGACCCTCGTCATGACCGTCACCGTCGCCTGCGTCGTGGCCACCCACAACCTCGCCATCGGCGTCATCGCCGGCTGCCTCGTCGCCATGGTCATCTTCGCCAAACGCGTCGCACACCTCGCCGAGGTCACCGGAGTCCTCGACCCCGACGGCAACCAGGTCGTCTACGCCGTCACCGGCGAACTGTTCTTCGCCTCCTCCAACGACCTCGTCTACCAATTCGACTACGCGGGCGACCCCGACGACGTCGTCATCGACCTCACCGACGCCCACATCTGGGACGCCTCCTCCGTCGCCGCACTCGACGCCATCGAAACCAAGTACGCCAAACGCGGCAAGCAAGTCACCATCATCGGCCTCAACAAACCCAGCGCCGAAATGCACGACAAACTCGCCGGCCAACTCACCACCGAACACTGACCCGGCCCCGCCGGTCTCGACCGACCTGTAGGGTCAGCCCGCTTCGTCGAGAAGGCGGGCCGGTTCGAGGACGGTGATACGGCCCCGCGCAAGGCGGAGCAGACCGTGGGCGGCGAACTCGCGCAGCACCTTGGTCGTCGTCTCGCGGGAGGTGCCGGCCAGGGCGGCGAGCTGCTCGTGGGTGAGGGCGATCTGCGGATGGCGCGCGCCCGGCCGGAGCCTGCTTGCCGGGGCGTCGGTGCGGGTGGCGAGGGTGGTCAGGGTGGTGGCGATGCGCTGGGGCACCGACTTGAACACGCTGTCCGACAGGCGCTGTTCGAGGTCGGCGAGGCGGCGGCCGAGGATCTCGGTGATGCGGGCCGCGATACGCGCGTCGGACAGCAGGAGCTTCCGTACGTCGGCGCGGCTCATCACGCAGACGGTGACGTCGTCGAGGGCCTCGGCGAAGTTGTCGTACATGCGCTGCCCGAGCAGGGCCATCTCGCCGAAGATCGTGCCGGAGCTGATGATCGCGCAGGTCAGCGCGCGGCCGTCGGCCGAGACGCGGAAGATCCGGACCCGGCCGCGTTTGAGGATGAACAGCACCTCGGACGGCTGGGCCGGGGCGTGGAGGATGTCCCCGGCCGCGTACGTCTTCATGGGGGCCGCGGCGGCGATGGCGTCCATCTCCCGTTCCGGCAGGTCGCGGAAGATGTCGACCTCGGAGATGCACCAGGTGCGGTCCGTGCCGCCGGTCTCGCCGTCGTGGTGGTCGATCATGCGGCGGGTCTCCTCGCGTCGCCCGGGGGCCCAGGGTGGCGGTGCGGCGCCCCAGGCCGGGGCGGCCAGCGCGCTGTTGCCCTCGGCCAGACAGTAGGGCACCGCCCCGCCGCCGCGACTGCTGCCGCGCGGCATCTTCCGCGCGTACCGGCCGAGCAGGACGCCGAAGCCGGTGCCGGTGAAGAGGGCGATGCCCATGTGGATGATCCAGCCCGCGAAGGCGTCGGTGGAGCCGAGCAGGCCCGCGACCATGGTGATCATCGCGGTGTCCGTCATGGGGCGGGACACCGACATCCAGACGCCCATCCCGACGCCACCGGCCAGCCCGGCCGCCGCACCGTGGACGGCGTGGACGGGGATCGCCGCGGTGTGCGGCGAGACATGCGCTGTGGTGGCCATGATGCTGAACTCCCTTCGTTGCCGGTCGTTCCGCGTTCACCCGTGACGCTAGGGCGGCGGACCGGTACGGGTATGTGAGGGCGCTTACGTACGGGGGAGTAGCGCGGCGGCGGGGGCGTCAGCGAGTGGCCGCACGGGCGTCAGGCCGTCTTTTCGGCGATCAGCAGTGCGTAGCCGAGGGTGCCGTCGGCTACGGCGGCGCGGGCCGCGGCCAGCACGGCGGGCGCCGCCGCCAGGTCCACCCCGGCCTCGGCGAGCCGTCCCGCGGCGGTCATGCGCAGCAGGTTCAGCCGGGCCTCGATCTGGTCGATCATGCGGGCCATGGCCTGGTCGTGCCGCTCGGTACGGGTGGTGCGCAGCCCCGCGGCCGCCAGGATCGCGGCGTACTCCTCCAGAGGGCGGGCATCGGCGACGCAGGCGATCCGCGCCGCCAGACCGGTCAGTTCGGGCGGGAGCCGGCCGGGATCGGCGGTGACGTCCGTGATACCGAGACGGCCCCCGGGCCTGAGCACGCGGGCGAACTCGGCGGCGGCCCGGGCCTTGTCGGGGAACGTGCACAGGGCGCACTCGCACACCGCCGCGTCGAACACGCCGTCCGGGCAGGGCAGTTGCTCCGCGTCCCCCGTCGTGAAGACCGCCCGCCCGGCGAGCCCCGCGACCTGGGCGGCGCCTTGGGCGAGAGCGGTGTTGGCGGCCGCGTAGTCCACGCCGTCGACATGTACGCCGTAGGCGTCGGCGAGGAGCAGGGCGGTGGTGCCGCGGCCGGAGGCCACATCGAGTACGCGGGAGTCCTCGGCCAGGTCCAGGCCGTCGGCGAGGCGGCGGGTCAGCGCGGTGCCGCCGGGGTGGTACGCGTCGCCGAGCAGCAGCGCGACCACGTCGGAGGAGTACGCGGCGGCGCAGCAGGCCTTGAGGTCGTCGCCGGGCGGAGGGCCGGGGCGCGTGTGGTGGCCGGTCACCGTGCCCCCTCCCCGGCGGAGGGACCGGCGTCTTCGCGCGCGGGCTCGGGGCCGGAGGTTCCGGTGCCGGTGGTCTCGGAACGGGCGGTCTTGGAGCCGTACACGGTGCCGGTGAGCCGGCCGGCCAGCGGCAGCGCGTTCGGCACCACGTCGGCGACGGGCACGCCGGACATCTCGGCGCGGACCTGCTCGCGGTAGCCGGCGGAGTTGTAGGCGCAGAACGGGATCAGCCGCCCGTCCGGGGTGATCTCCTCGACGCAGCACTTCATCAGCTGCTTGACGTTGAGGGTGTACGGGTCCTGGAAGTCCTGCACCACGATCATGAACGCCTTGTCGTCCAGCTGCCGCACGGCCTCCGGCAGGTCGATGCCGCAACTCTCGGCACAGTCCAACGCCTCGGCCGCGGCGCGCAGTTGTTCCTCGGTCGTCTCCGTCCCCATGAACGCCGAGGCCGACCACAGCTTCTCCAGCGCCTCCCGGATCCCGTCGTCCGGCATGACCCGGTTGGTGACGTAGTCGAGGTGGTCCTCCACGTTCAGCAGCCGCGGCACCGGCACGACCGTACGGCTGCCCGGCGGGCCGTCCACCAGCAGATAGGTGACGGAGCGGCAGGTGGGGAAGCAGCACGGGACGGGGAAGAAGTCGCCCTTCCGGAACCAGTCCGGGCGCTGTTCGTTGATGAGCCGGATGACGTCGGGGTTGGTGAGCCGGTCCAGCGGGTCGAAGGGCACATGGCGGCCGGAGTGCGTGACCGGCTGGAACGCCACGGACCGTACGGCGGGATGGTCGATGCCGTACTCGATGATCGCGCCGAGTTCGTGCTCGTTCAGGCCCCGTTCGACGGCGGCGACCAGGCTGACGGTCAGCCCGTGCTCGGCGCAGTTGTCCAGTGCCCGCTGCTTGAAGGTACGCAGGTCCCGGCCGCGGATCTCCAGGTGCGTGCGTTCGTCGAAGCCGTCGAACTGGAGGTACACGTTCACCGAACGGCCCGGCACCCGGTTGCGTCTGCCGAGTTCGGCGACGAAGTTCTTGTCGGTGGCCAGCCGGATGCCGTTGGTGTTGAGCGTGACGTTCCTGATCGGGCGGGCCTGGGCGAGGTCGACGAAGTCCAGGATGTGCTTGTGGATGGTCGGCTCGCCACCCGAGAACATCACCACCTCCGCCTCGCCCTCCGAGGCCACGAAGGCGTCCAGCATCCGCTCGCACTGCTCGTGGGTGATCGAGTAGCCTCCCCAAGCCTCCGGCCTGGAGCCACCCCCAGGCTGGTGCCGCTGGTGCCCGGAGTCGGCGAAGCAGATCGGGCAGTCCAGGTTGCAGCCGGTGTTCACCTCGACGATCCCCAGGCAGGCGTGCTGCTTGTGCTCCGGGCACAGCCCGCAGTCGCTCGGGCAGCCGTCCTTCACCTCGGTCTGGAACGTCAGCGGGAGCGTGCCGGGCTTGTTGAACCGCGCCGACGCCAGATACTCCTCCGCGTCCCCGTACACCAGGGCCTCGAACCCGCCGTGCTCGCGGCAGCGTTTGCGCAAGTACACCTTGTTCTCACGGATGTTGACCTGCGCGTCGACGGGCGCCTTGCACATCGGGCAGACGGACTTGGTGAACTCCACGAACACCTCGTCACGGTCCACCTTGCGCCGCGGCGCCGGGTCCTGGGCCATCACACAGCTCCTCTCGAAGAGGCGGCGCGGCGTTCGGCCTCGGTTCTGACCGAGGCGAGCGAGGCGGCGACCGCGGCCTCCCAGCGGGCGGCCACCGCCGTACCCCACCACTGCCCGAGCCGCCACAGGTCGGTGCCCAGCTCGCCGTCGTACACCAGTCGCGTTCCCGCTCCCGTACCCGTCCCCGGTTCCGCCTCCTCGAGGACGAAGGACTCGGTCACGTACGGCACCGGGCCGCGCACCAGTCGGAAGTCGATCCGCCCGGGCCGGATGAAGCGGACGGTCTCCACGGTCACCGCTCTCAGCCGGCCGCCCGCGATCGGCGTGTAGTGCTCGGCGAGCACCAGGTCACTGCCGCGCTCCAGCACGTTCACCTTGTCGTGCATCGCGCGCGGGGTGCGGCCCAGATACGGGCGGGCCACCACGTCGAACACCGTCTCCCGCGGGGCGGCGATGTCCACGGTCTGCGGGCCAAGCGGCCGCGTCCGGCGCCCCACGCCGACGTCGACGGGAACGGCGCCGGTCACCAGGCCCAGGTAGGCGGCGGTCAGCGCACCACCCGCACCCGCGGTCCAGGCCGCGGTACGCAGTACGCGTGCGGCGCTCAACGTCCATCCTCACGGTTCATACGGCGACGCTAGAGCGCCGGCCACCGACCGGACCGTAACCGCGCTTACACTCCGCCGCCCGTGTCGGCCGCCGAGCCGTACACAGGCCTACATTGCGCTCCGTACTCTCACCTAGCGTCACAATGATCAGTCCCTCTCGTCTTGTGTTACAGAGCCAGTGGACATGGGGAATCTCCCGCTGCGTTAGGGTGGGAAACGCTGGTCGAGACGGAGTCCCGGCCTTCTTCCGACAGTCGTCTCCCGGGGCGCGGTGCTGGATGGTGTCCCGCACTCACGGAGCCGGCGCCCGCACGGCGCGTATGCGCCCCAGCTCACGGGAGTGACGCATGACCAGCGAGGTCACACGCCTGGAAATCGCCGACCACCTCGACCCCCTTTTCGCACGGGGCGCCACCGACCGGGAGGCCGTGCTGACCGCGGTCTCCGGAGCCCGCCCGGAGCTCGCGGAGGTGCTGTACGGGCTGCCCCAGCAGAATTACTCGTCGCTGCGCCAGGTCTGGAAGCACCTGCCGGACGTTCCCGTGGGCCTCTGAGGAGGCGCCGCGCGCGGCCGTGTTCAGGCCGCGCTTGACCGACGGTACGGAGCAGGCCGAGGCCGACCGGAACCGTTGAGTCGGCGCCGGTCAGCGGGCGTTCGACGCCCCGCGGGCGGGAGCGTCGTCTTGGGCCGTGTCGCTGTCGTGCGGTGCGGGCGTCCGCGGCGACCAGCGCCCCGGTGGCGATCGAGGTCGCGTCGATGAGCGGCCCGAACACCAGCGGCGAGGCGAACTGGCCCCCGAAGAGCGCGCTCGCCTGCCGCGAGGTGGCCGTGCCCCGCCGCTCCGCTGGGGCGGCATGGTCGACCAGGACGGTCAGGGTGGGCATCGTGATGCCCTGCCGAGCCCGGTCAGCACCGGTACGAGCAGCAGCACCGCCCAGTGGCCGGCGACGGCGAACAGCAGCAGCGCCGCCGTCCACGCCCCGGCCGCGATCCGCAACAGCGCCGCGTAGCCGAAACGGCCGACGGGCGCGCCCGGGTGCGCATGGGGTGCGCGCGGGGGGCGCGGTTTCGCGGGCACACGCGACGCCGGATGATGAGGTGTCCGCCCTGCTGCGTACCGCCGACCATCGCCGACCGCTACGCAGCCGCCGCACCCGAGTGGGAGACACCGGAACCGTATGAGCGATCCGACCGCACTCTCGGCCCGTGACCAGCTACGGGCGCTCGACCGCGGCGAGGTGAGCAGCCGCGAACTGACCGCCGCGCACCTGGAGGCGATCGCCGCACACCCCGAGCGCAACGCGGTCATCACCGTCGACGAGCCCGGCGCGCTGGCCGCGGCGGAGGCCGCCGACGCGCGGCGGGCGCGCGGCGGGCTTCTTCCTCCGCTGCTGGGCCTGCCCATGACGGTGAAGGACTCGCTGGAGACCGCCGGACTGCGGACCACCTGCGGGTCTCCCGGCCTGGCCGACCACGTCCCCGAGCGTGACGCCGACGCCGTCGCCCTGCTGCGTACCGCCGGGGCGGTGCTCATGGGCAAGACCAACGTTCCACCGATGTGCCAGGACATCCAGACCGGCAACACCCGGTTCGGAAGCACCCGCAACCCCCACGACCCCACGCGTACGGCCGGCGGCTCCTCCGGCGGCGCGGCCGCCGCCGTGGCAACCCGCCTCACCCCCTGGGAGCTCGGCAGCGACCTCGCGGGCTCCGTCCGGCTCCCGGCGCACTACTGCGGTACGTACGGGCTGCGCACCAGCGGCGGCATCGTGCCCACCCGGGGTCACATCCCGCGTCCACCCGGTGCGTACAGCTCCACCGACATGACCGTGCTCGGTCCGCTCACCCGCACCGCCGACGACCTCGACCTCGCGCTCGACGTGCTCGTCGCGCCACGCCCCGGCGACCAGGCCGCGTGGCGCCTGGACCTGCCGGGGCCCCGCCACACCACCTTGGGCGACTACCGCGTGGGCGTGTGGGCGGACGACCCCCACTGCCCGGTCAGCGCGGAAACCCGGGCCCTGCTCGACCAGGTCGCGGAAGAACTCCGGCACGCCTGCGACCGCGTGGACGACACCACCCGGCCCGTCGAAATGGCCACCTCCGACCGGCTGTTCACGCGGCTGCTGTTCGCGGGCACTTCGGCGGGCACCGACGAGAACACGTTCAATTCGGCGGTCAAGGCCGCCGAGGAAAGGCCCGAGCATCCCTTCCTCCGTGCTCAGACGATGCGCCACCGTGAATGGCTGCTCGCGGACGAGGACCGCCAGAGCCTTCGGGCACGGTGGGCCGAATACTTCCGGCATGTCGATGTTCTGGTGACGCCCGCGGCCCCCACCGAGGCCGTACTCGATCAGACGGGCATGCCGATGTCAGAGCGGCACATCACCGTCGACGGGGCACGCCGCGGCTACTGGGAGCAGACCGCCTGGCTCAACCTGGCGGGTCTTGTCGGCCTTCCCGCAGCGACCGTCCCGTTGAGCTCCACAAGCGACGGCCTTCCCCTGGGAGTACAGATCATCGGCCCCTGTCTGGAAGACCGCACCGTCACGCACTTCGCCGGACTCCTCACCGCCCGGACGCACTGACCCCGACGGCGTGTTCAGGCGCCCTGGAAGTCGCGCAACGTCGTGTCCGGCGTCCGCTCGGTT includes:
- a CDS encoding ABC transporter substrate-binding protein translates to MSGRHPPISPSRAQLNRRAVLLAAGTGALVSACSTASGQPAGKVAVHGDNTSFAEPLSAAGAAMKKVAGLSLVSEVIPSAESFEQVVKSSLRTNRTPDLLKYWSGYRLKDLARTGGIVDLSAVWKRCAARGWVDPALRGAFTHRGRVYGLPMNLAHWVIYYNPRVFKENGLTKPRTWDDFLTACKTLKGAGITPLHAVISGRWPAFIWFQEMLSRQDPRFYLDLMNGRARYTDERAERAMRTISDFADNGWFTSMDVDHNTASASLVHGKLGMMPAGTWMGATITAAGGKFGENVDAFVLPMQNAGSRPSVIFESSAFASSVKGPDRKEAFKAAENWLHPEVARAFADALQDGSPNPKVPPANPVIEGVVRTVRERNFSLLNRFWELGPPELVESTVDDLAGFMLNPSSYRPVLRTMQERADEAWKVWREAEET
- a CDS encoding MerR family transcriptional regulator, with protein sequence MTERQMQIGEVAERTGLSLRTIRHYEEVGLVIPSARSKGGFRLYTEADVERLMVIRRMKPLDFSLDEMRDLLEITDQLADTDTPPTAPERQRLRERLDSYCKVADARCETLRARLMAAEDFAATLRRRMNGK
- a CDS encoding SulP family inorganic anion transporter encodes the protein MSSPPPAGSTLRARFPRPDWLASAKVFRTEVLAGLVVALALIPEAISFSIIAGVDPAVGLFASFTMAVVISVVGGRKAMISAATGAIALVIAPLNREHGLGYLVAAVILGGIVQVALGALGVAKLMRFVPRSVMVGFVNALAILIFMAQVPEMRDVPWAVYPLIAAGLALMVLTPRLTKAVPAPLIAIITLTVITIAAGIAVPSVGDKGELPSSMPVPGLPDVPFTLDTLTTIAPYAFAFALVGLMESLMTAKLVDDITDTHSNKTRESIGQGIANIVTGFFGGMGGCAMIGQTMINVKTSGARTRLSTFLAGAFLLVLVVVFGPVVSDIPMAALVAVMILVAFATFDWHSIQPGTLKRMPLGETLVMTVTVACVVATHNLAIGVIAGCLVAMVIFAKRVAHLAEVTGVLDPDGNQVVYAVTGELFFASSNDLVYQFDYAGDPDDVVIDLTDAHIWDASSVAALDAIETKYAKRGKQVTIIGLNKPSAEMHDKLAGQLTTEH
- a CDS encoding Crp/Fnr family transcriptional regulator, which codes for MATTAHVSPHTAAIPVHAVHGAAAGLAGGVGMGVWMSVSRPMTDTAMITMVAGLLGSTDAFAGWIIHMGIALFTGTGFGVLLGRYARKMPRGSSRGGGAVPYCLAEGNSALAAPAWGAAPPPWAPGRREETRRMIDHHDGETGGTDRTWCISEVDIFRDLPEREMDAIAAAAPMKTYAAGDILHAPAQPSEVLFILKRGRVRIFRVSADGRALTCAIISSGTIFGEMALLGQRMYDNFAEALDDVTVCVMSRADVRKLLLSDARIAARITEILGRRLADLEQRLSDSVFKSVPQRIATTLTTLATRTDAPASRLRPGARHPQIALTHEQLAALAGTSRETTTKVLREFAAHGLLRLARGRITVLEPARLLDEAG
- a CDS encoding class I SAM-dependent methyltransferase, whose product is MTGHHTRPGPPPGDDLKACCAAAYSSDVVALLLGDAYHPGGTALTRRLADGLDLAEDSRVLDVASGRGTTALLLADAYGVHVDGVDYAAANTALAQGAAQVAGLAGRAVFTTGDAEQLPCPDGVFDAAVCECALCTFPDKARAAAEFARVLRPGGRLGITDVTADPGRLPPELTGLAARIACVADARPLEEYAAILAAAGLRTTRTERHDQAMARMIDQIEARLNLLRMTAAGRLAEAGVDLAAAPAVLAAARAAVADGTLGYALLIAEKTA
- a CDS encoding radical SAM protein, whose amino-acid sequence is MAQDPAPRRKVDRDEVFVEFTKSVCPMCKAPVDAQVNIRENKVYLRKRCREHGGFEALVYGDAEEYLASARFNKPGTLPLTFQTEVKDGCPSDCGLCPEHKQHACLGIVEVNTGCNLDCPICFADSGHQRHQPGGGSRPEAWGGYSITHEQCERMLDAFVASEGEAEVVMFSGGEPTIHKHILDFVDLAQARPIRNVTLNTNGIRLATDKNFVAELGRRNRVPGRSVNVYLQFDGFDERTHLEIRGRDLRTFKQRALDNCAEHGLTVSLVAAVERGLNEHELGAIIEYGIDHPAVRSVAFQPVTHSGRHVPFDPLDRLTNPDVIRLINEQRPDWFRKGDFFPVPCCFPTCRSVTYLLVDGPPGSRTVVPVPRLLNVEDHLDYVTNRVMPDDGIREALEKLWSASAFMGTETTEEQLRAAAEALDCAESCGIDLPEAVRQLDDKAFMIVVQDFQDPYTLNVKQLMKCCVEEITPDGRLIPFCAYNSAGYREQVRAEMSGVPVADVVPNALPLAGRLTGTVYGSKTARSETTGTGTSGPEPAREDAGPSAGEGAR
- a CDS encoding SRPBCC family protein, encoding MSAARVLRTAAWTAGAGGALTAAYLGLVTGAVPVDVGVGRRTRPLGPQTVDIAAPRETVFDVVARPYLGRTPRAMHDKVNVLERGSDLVLAEHYTPIAGGRLRAVTVETVRFIRPGRIDFRLVRGPVPYVTESFVLEEAEPGTGTGAGTRLVYDGELGTDLWRLGQWWGTAVAARWEAAVAASLASVRTEAERRAASSRGAV
- a CDS encoding amidase; the encoded protein is MSDPTALSARDQLRALDRGEVSSRELTAAHLEAIAAHPERNAVITVDEPGALAAAEAADARRARGGLLPPLLGLPMTVKDSLETAGLRTTCGSPGLADHVPERDADAVALLRTAGAVLMGKTNVPPMCQDIQTGNTRFGSTRNPHDPTRTAGGSSGGAAAAVATRLTPWELGSDLAGSVRLPAHYCGTYGLRTSGGIVPTRGHIPRPPGAYSSTDMTVLGPLTRTADDLDLALDVLVAPRPGDQAAWRLDLPGPRHTTLGDYRVGVWADDPHCPVSAETRALLDQVAEELRHACDRVDDTTRPVEMATSDRLFTRLLFAGTSAGTDENTFNSAVKAAEERPEHPFLRAQTMRHREWLLADEDRQSLRARWAEYFRHVDVLVTPAAPTEAVLDQTGMPMSERHITVDGARRGYWEQTAWLNLAGLVGLPAATVPLSSTSDGLPLGVQIIGPCLEDRTVTHFAGLLTARTH